In a single window of the Micrococcaceae bacterium Sec5.7 genome:
- a CDS encoding ParB/RepB/Spo0J family partition protein: MSEKRRGLGRGLGALIPSSAPANASGNGTAPSRPVDLFFPEGRKKTASAESAAADAVTAEAVVSETPEMATPEVATPEVATVDGSGKNRATPAKVPVKTPVKTAAKAPARKPAVADVADVPTEVELVEVPGVRFAEIPVTDIHPNRKQPRSVFDEDDMAELVHSVREIGVLQPIVVRTSTEEGGEPYELVMGERRWRAVQAAGLSTIPAIVRDTTDDDLLRDALLENLHRSQLNPLEEAAAYQQLLEDFGTTHEQLADRIGRSRPQVSNTLRLLKLPPLVQRRVAASVISAGHARALLALPDAAAMERMAQKIVSEGMSVRATEEAVTLYQDPVVPAKNNVPRPGARHERLDYLASSLSDRLDTNVKISLGARKGRVSIEFASVEDLNRIMEVLAPGAET; the protein is encoded by the coding sequence ATGAGCGAAAAGCGACGCGGCCTCGGCCGCGGTCTTGGCGCACTCATTCCAAGTTCCGCCCCTGCCAACGCTTCGGGTAACGGGACGGCACCGTCACGCCCCGTGGATCTCTTCTTCCCCGAGGGCCGGAAAAAGACAGCCTCCGCCGAAAGCGCTGCTGCAGATGCGGTGACCGCTGAAGCTGTCGTGTCGGAAACACCCGAAATGGCAACCCCTGAAGTGGCAACCCCTGAAGTGGCAACCGTGGACGGTTCCGGTAAGAATAGGGCCACTCCCGCTAAGGTCCCGGTGAAGACCCCGGTGAAGACGGCTGCTAAAGCGCCCGCCCGGAAGCCGGCCGTGGCAGACGTTGCTGATGTGCCAACCGAAGTGGAACTGGTGGAAGTTCCCGGTGTGCGATTCGCTGAAATCCCGGTCACTGATATCCATCCCAACCGCAAACAGCCACGTTCGGTCTTCGATGAAGATGACATGGCCGAGTTGGTCCACTCGGTCAGGGAAATTGGCGTTCTCCAGCCAATTGTTGTCCGTACTTCAACTGAAGAAGGTGGCGAACCCTATGAGCTGGTCATGGGTGAACGCCGCTGGCGTGCAGTACAGGCTGCTGGGCTGTCCACGATCCCTGCGATTGTGCGTGACACCACCGATGACGATCTCCTCCGTGATGCGCTGCTGGAAAACCTTCACCGCAGCCAGCTCAATCCCCTGGAAGAGGCGGCCGCTTACCAGCAGCTGCTGGAAGACTTCGGGACTACTCACGAACAGCTCGCTGATCGCATCGGTCGCTCGCGTCCGCAGGTGTCCAACACGCTCCGCCTATTGAAGCTTCCGCCGCTGGTTCAGCGCCGTGTTGCCGCGAGTGTTATATCGGCTGGCCATGCCCGTGCTCTTCTTGCACTCCCCGATGCTGCTGCAATGGAACGCATGGCGCAGAAGATCGTTTCTGAAGGCATGTCGGTGCGGGCTACCGAAGAGGCTGTGACGCTGTACCAGGACCCGGTGGTGCCGGCCAAAAACAACGTCCCGCGGCCCGGTGCCCGACACGAGCGTCTGGACTATTTGGCATCTTCACTGTCGGACCGACTGGACACGAACGTGAAGATCTCCCTGGGAGCGCGGAAGGGTCGCGTCAGCATCGAATTTGCGAGTGTTGAAGACCTGAACCGAATCATGGAAGTTCTTGCTCCGGGTGCGGAGACCTAG
- a CDS encoding ParA family protein has product MTSSEASTRRIPPFVSLGSARAVAAPFLAPERSSNHMNSVVDSVYLSTVSRETPLSGNVLDTMDDSSPIARELAHENRRRERLLGRELPKPEKTRVFTVSNQKGGVGKTTTTVNIAAALAAAGLKVLVIDIDPQGNASTALGIEHHAEVDSIYDVLINDLPLADVVAPCPDISNLICAPATIHLAGAEIELVSLVAREQRLRRAIDVYAKTREKNGEDRLDFIFIDCPPSLGLLTVNAFCAAGEVLIPIQCEYYALEGLSQLLKNIEMIQKHLNADLVVSTILLTMYDGRTNLAAQVAAEVRQHFPQQVLGAVVPRSVRISEAPSYQQTVMTYDPSSSGALSYLEAAAEIAER; this is encoded by the coding sequence GTGACCAGTAGCGAAGCCTCCACACGACGGATACCCCCGTTTGTGTCCTTGGGGTCAGCACGAGCAGTTGCTGCGCCATTCTTGGCTCCGGAACGAAGCTCAAATCACATGAATTCGGTTGTAGACAGCGTATATCTGTCTACTGTTTCACGTGAAACCCCGCTATCCGGTAATGTCCTGGACACTATGGACGATTCAAGCCCGATCGCCCGTGAGTTGGCGCACGAAAACAGGCGCCGCGAGCGGCTCCTTGGACGTGAATTGCCCAAGCCGGAAAAGACCCGGGTCTTCACTGTTTCAAACCAAAAAGGTGGAGTAGGCAAAACCACCACGACCGTCAACATCGCCGCTGCTTTGGCGGCAGCCGGCCTCAAGGTATTGGTCATCGACATCGATCCCCAGGGCAATGCTTCCACAGCACTTGGCATCGAGCACCACGCAGAAGTCGACAGCATTTACGACGTCCTGATTAACGACTTGCCCCTTGCGGATGTTGTGGCCCCGTGCCCGGACATCAGCAACCTGATCTGCGCGCCCGCCACGATCCATCTCGCCGGGGCAGAGATTGAGCTGGTATCCCTGGTGGCGCGCGAGCAGCGTCTCCGGCGGGCGATCGATGTCTACGCGAAGACCAGGGAAAAGAACGGTGAGGATCGTCTCGATTTCATCTTCATTGACTGCCCGCCAAGCTTGGGCCTGCTGACCGTTAATGCCTTCTGTGCCGCAGGTGAAGTCCTCATTCCCATCCAGTGCGAGTACTACGCGCTGGAGGGGCTAAGTCAGCTGCTCAAGAACATCGAGATGATCCAGAAGCACCTGAATGCGGATCTGGTGGTGTCCACTATTCTCCTGACCATGTACGACGGCCGGACTAACCTGGCTGCCCAGGTGGCCGCGGAGGTCCGCCAGCATTTCCCCCAGCAGGTTCTGGGCGCAGTGGTGCCCCGCTCGGTGCGTATCTCGGAAGCTCCCAGCTACCAGCAAACCGTTATGACATACGATCCGTCCTCCAGCGGAGCTCTTTCGTATCTGGAAGCCGCAGCGGAAATCGCTGAACGTTAG
- the rsmG gene encoding 16S rRNA (guanine(527)-N(7))-methyltransferase RsmG: MVEITAAELLAAEKIFGARLDLAKRYVEHLATSGIERGLIGPREIPRLWSRHVLNCAVIETEIAHGSRVADVGSGAGLPGLCLAIARPDLELTLIEPLERRVIWLQEVVDDLGLENVTVMRSRAELAVGLVDADVVTARAVSALTNLAGLTIPLLAGKGQVVAIKGRSAGEEIEKAAKVIRKLGGVQTSVVTVGEDLLEEPTTVVRIVVNKSQKIA; this comes from the coding sequence ATGGTTGAAATTACCGCCGCTGAACTGTTGGCAGCAGAGAAGATTTTCGGTGCACGCCTGGATCTGGCCAAGCGTTACGTAGAGCACCTGGCCACATCGGGGATCGAGCGCGGGCTCATCGGCCCGCGTGAGATTCCGCGGCTGTGGAGCCGGCATGTCCTCAACTGTGCCGTCATTGAAACTGAGATTGCGCACGGTAGCCGTGTTGCCGACGTCGGCAGCGGGGCCGGGTTGCCGGGTCTGTGCCTGGCGATTGCGCGGCCCGATCTTGAGCTGACGCTCATCGAACCGCTCGAGCGCCGGGTAATCTGGCTCCAGGAGGTTGTGGATGACTTGGGCTTGGAAAATGTCACAGTCATGCGCTCCCGTGCGGAGCTCGCTGTCGGACTGGTAGATGCAGACGTGGTGACGGCGCGTGCGGTGTCTGCTTTGACCAATCTGGCCGGTCTGACCATTCCGCTGCTCGCCGGAAAAGGCCAAGTAGTCGCCATTAAGGGACGTAGCGCCGGTGAGGAAATCGAAAAGGCTGCCAAGGTAATCCGGAAGCTCGGTGGCGTGCAGACGTCCGTCGTGACGGTTGGAGAGGACCTGCTGGAAGAACCCACCACGGTGGTTCGCATAGTAGTGAATAAGTCCCAAAAGATTGCATAG
- a CDS encoding R3H domain-containing nucleic acid-binding protein, with protein sequence MSVESSEHALSAEVTDDQDDSATDTGTSEKGSSASRLEEEGDVAADYLEELLDIADIDGDIDIEVRNGRTYISIVAEEESSSLENLVGQDGEVLEALQELTRLAVLSATENRSRLVLDINGYRQERSGHLQKIAEDAAASVKESGKAVALEPMSAYERKIVHDAVADLGLVSESEGEGAGRHIVVSAE encoded by the coding sequence ATGTCTGTCGAAAGCTCCGAACACGCCCTTTCCGCCGAGGTCACTGACGACCAGGACGATTCCGCTACCGACACCGGTACTTCCGAAAAAGGTTCTTCCGCGAGCCGTCTGGAAGAAGAAGGCGACGTTGCCGCCGATTACCTCGAGGAGCTGCTGGACATTGCAGACATAGACGGGGACATCGACATCGAGGTCCGTAACGGACGCACCTATATTTCCATCGTTGCCGAGGAAGAGTCATCGAGCCTGGAAAACCTCGTCGGCCAGGACGGCGAAGTCCTGGAAGCACTCCAGGAACTCACCCGGCTGGCTGTGCTCTCCGCCACGGAAAACCGTTCCCGCCTGGTGCTGGACATCAACGGATACCGCCAGGAGCGCTCCGGCCACCTACAGAAGATTGCAGAGGATGCCGCAGCTTCGGTCAAGGAATCAGGTAAGGCTGTGGCCCTGGAACCGATGAGCGCCTACGAGCGCAAAATTGTCCACGACGCCGTGGCCGATCTGGGTCTCGTCAGCGAGTCCGAGGGTGAAGGCGCCGGACGCCACATCGTCGTTTCCGCCGAATAA
- the yidC gene encoding membrane protein insertase YidC yields the protein MDFFETIMFPFKWLVSAIMVGFHDGLSFIGLPAANGWTWTLSIIGLVLVIRAALIPVFVKQIKAQRGMQLLQPDLKKMQDKYKGKTDQLSRQAMAQEQMALYKKHGTNPFSACLPMLIQMPFFFALFQVLSGISTAKQGSKGIGAMSVDQVKQFDESSIFGAPLSASLLHGGAGGNEVVVWILSIVMILAMTASQFITQKQIMAKNMSEEAMASPFMRQQKMMLYILPVVFGVGGINFPIGVLIYWTTTNLWTMAQQFFVIRRMPTPGSPAAKALAERRAAKGLPALPILGGKKVDAEAEAAAAAAAAAVAEARSQRIQPQRKNRKKK from the coding sequence ATGGACTTCTTTGAAACAATCATGTTTCCTTTCAAGTGGCTGGTGTCCGCCATCATGGTGGGCTTCCATGACGGACTGAGCTTCATCGGTTTGCCGGCTGCCAACGGCTGGACCTGGACACTGTCCATCATTGGCCTCGTGCTGGTGATCCGTGCCGCCCTGATCCCCGTGTTTGTCAAGCAGATCAAAGCCCAGCGCGGGATGCAGCTTCTCCAGCCCGATCTGAAAAAAATGCAGGACAAGTACAAGGGCAAGACCGATCAGCTCTCCCGCCAGGCCATGGCGCAGGAACAGATGGCCCTGTACAAGAAGCACGGCACCAATCCGTTCTCGGCCTGCCTGCCCATGCTGATCCAGATGCCGTTCTTCTTTGCCCTCTTCCAGGTGCTGTCCGGCATCAGCACGGCCAAACAGGGCAGCAAGGGCATCGGTGCCATGAGCGTGGACCAAGTGAAGCAGTTCGATGAGTCGAGCATCTTCGGTGCCCCGCTGTCTGCCTCTCTGCTCCACGGGGGTGCCGGCGGCAATGAGGTTGTCGTGTGGATCCTCTCGATCGTGATGATCCTGGCCATGACGGCCTCACAGTTCATCACCCAGAAGCAGATCATGGCCAAAAACATGTCCGAAGAGGCCATGGCCAGCCCCTTTATGCGCCAGCAGAAGATGATGCTCTACATCCTGCCCGTGGTCTTTGGTGTGGGTGGCATTAACTTCCCCATCGGTGTCCTCATCTACTGGACCACCACCAACCTCTGGACCATGGCGCAGCAGTTCTTCGTCATCCGCCGGATGCCGACGCCGGGATCCCCCGCTGCGAAGGCCCTTGCCGAGCGTCGTGCCGCGAAGGGCCTGCCGGCCCTCCCCATTCTGGGTGGCAAGAAGGTCGACGCCGAGGCAGAAGCAGCCGCTGCTGCTGCTGCCGCCGCGGTGGCGGAGGCCAGGAGCCAGCGTATTCAGCCACAACGTAAGAACAGGAAGAAGAAGTAA
- the yidD gene encoding membrane protein insertion efficiency factor YidD, with translation MLNLTAAVVRYLGPAALTLGRVIWNLPRNTLVLLLLAYRKVISPLYGQVCRFFPTCSAYALEAITVHGAVKGSRLAARRLLRCHPWNAGGVDHVPGGHREWPENRTPTIVVMNNPDIYLAARSDGEGRSAA, from the coding sequence GTGCTTAACCTGACTGCCGCCGTCGTCCGCTACCTTGGACCCGCAGCCCTGACGCTGGGCAGGGTGATCTGGAATCTGCCGCGCAACACACTCGTTCTGTTGCTGCTGGCCTACCGCAAGGTGATCTCACCGTTGTACGGCCAGGTCTGCCGGTTCTTTCCCACTTGCTCGGCCTACGCCCTCGAAGCAATCACCGTCCACGGTGCTGTGAAGGGAAGCCGGTTGGCGGCCAGGCGCCTGTTGCGCTGCCACCCATGGAATGCCGGTGGTGTGGACCACGTCCCCGGCGGACACCGGGAGTGGCCTGAAAACCGCACCCCCACAATTGTTGTGATGAACAATCCGGATATTTATCTGGCTGCTCGGTCTGATGGAGAAGGCCGCTCTGCGGCCTGA
- the rnpA gene encoding ribonuclease P protein component, producing MLATRNRLRTATDFSKTVRSGVRNGRRNVVLYTAAIAADEPSRIGFIVSKSVGNAVARNLVKRRLREVGAASLNEYGTGFAIVVRALPASASASWDQLLADYNAALVINMNRLGSRLPRAASQGSNGTTQEGTQRA from the coding sequence GTGCTAGCCACCCGCAACCGTCTGAGGACTGCAACCGATTTTTCAAAGACTGTACGTTCCGGTGTCCGCAATGGACGCCGGAACGTAGTCTTATATACGGCAGCTATCGCTGCTGATGAACCCAGCCGGATCGGGTTCATCGTTTCCAAGAGTGTTGGGAACGCCGTGGCCAGGAACCTCGTTAAGAGGAGACTGAGGGAAGTCGGTGCCGCCTCGTTGAACGAGTACGGTACCGGGTTCGCTATTGTGGTGCGGGCGTTGCCCGCATCCGCATCTGCCAGCTGGGACCAACTGCTGGCAGACTACAACGCCGCTCTGGTAATAAACATGAACCGGCTGGGCAGCCGCCTTCCTCGGGCTGCTTCACAAGGCTCAAATGGAACAACACAGGAAGGGACGCAGCGTGCTTAA
- the rpmH gene encoding 50S ribosomal protein L34, with product MSKRTFQPNNRRRAKKHGFRLRMRTRAGRAILAARRGKGRIELSA from the coding sequence GTGAGCAAGCGGACTTTTCAGCCGAATAACCGCCGTCGAGCCAAGAAGCACGGCTTCCGCCTTCGTATGCGTACCCGTGCCGGCCGTGCCATCCTGGCAGCCCGTCGTGGCAAGGGCCGCATCGAACTGTCGGCCTAA
- the dnaA gene encoding chromosomal replication initiator protein DnaA, with translation MTVDEANHANTVGSSWRQVVSLLEQDDRVSPRQRGFVILAQAQGLIGSTLLVAVPNELTREVLQTQVKDALDDALRNVFSDDIRCAIDVDTDLVPIHEEPEPAVEQSFTSDQLIEQKPQPMLPSTSHEFGRLNPKYVFDTFVIGSSNRFAHAAAVAVAEAPAKAYNPLFIYGDSGLGKTHLLHAIGHYARRLYSGIRVRYVNSEEFTNDFINSIRDDEGASFKTTYRNVDVLLIDDIQFLAGKDRTMEEFFHTFNSLHNNNKQVVITSDLPPKQLAGFEDRMKSRFEWGLLTDIQPPELETRIAILRKKALNEGLSAPDDALEYIASKISSNIRELEGALIRVTAFASLNRQPVDVALAEMVLKDLITDDGAQEITSSQILTQTAEYFKLSMEELCSKSRTRTLVTARQIAMYLCRELTDMSLPKIGQELGGRDHTTVIHADRKIRELMAERRVIYNQVTELTNRIKQQQRNS, from the coding sequence ATGACAGTAGACGAAGCCAACCACGCAAATACTGTCGGAAGTTCCTGGCGGCAGGTTGTCAGCCTTCTGGAGCAGGACGACCGTGTTTCACCACGGCAGCGCGGCTTCGTTATCCTCGCCCAGGCGCAGGGACTCATCGGTTCCACCCTCCTGGTGGCCGTACCCAATGAACTTACCCGCGAGGTCCTTCAGACGCAGGTCAAGGATGCGCTCGATGATGCGCTCCGCAATGTCTTTTCAGACGACATCCGCTGCGCCATCGATGTAGACACCGATCTGGTGCCCATCCACGAAGAGCCGGAACCCGCCGTCGAACAGTCCTTCACATCCGATCAGCTGATCGAACAGAAGCCTCAGCCCATGCTGCCGAGCACTTCGCATGAATTCGGCCGTCTCAATCCAAAGTACGTTTTCGACACTTTCGTGATCGGTTCCTCCAACCGCTTTGCCCATGCAGCGGCCGTTGCCGTGGCTGAGGCACCGGCGAAGGCCTACAACCCGCTGTTCATCTACGGCGATTCCGGCCTCGGCAAGACCCACCTGCTGCACGCGATCGGCCACTATGCCCGCCGCCTCTACAGCGGCATCCGTGTCCGCTACGTGAATTCCGAGGAGTTCACCAATGACTTCATCAACTCCATCCGCGATGACGAGGGTGCCAGCTTCAAGACCACCTACCGCAACGTGGACGTGCTGCTGATTGATGACATCCAGTTCCTGGCCGGCAAGGACCGGACGATGGAAGAGTTCTTCCACACCTTCAACTCGCTGCACAACAACAACAAGCAGGTTGTTATCACCTCCGACCTGCCGCCCAAGCAGCTGGCGGGCTTTGAGGACCGGATGAAGTCCCGCTTCGAGTGGGGCCTCCTGACGGATATCCAGCCGCCGGAACTCGAAACCCGGATCGCCATCCTCCGGAAGAAGGCTCTCAACGAAGGTCTTTCAGCACCGGACGATGCCCTGGAATACATCGCCTCCAAGATTTCCAGCAACATCCGCGAGCTCGAAGGCGCACTGATCCGCGTCACAGCCTTCGCCAGCCTGAACCGGCAGCCGGTGGATGTGGCCCTCGCCGAAATGGTGCTGAAGGACCTCATCACCGACGACGGCGCCCAGGAAATCACGTCCAGCCAGATCCTCACGCAGACGGCCGAGTACTTCAAGCTCAGCATGGAAGAACTCTGCAGCAAGTCCCGGACCCGCACCCTGGTGACTGCCCGGCAGATTGCCATGTACCTGTGCCGTGAGCTGACTGACATGTCCCTTCCGAAAATCGGCCAGGAGCTCGGCGGACGCGATCACACCACGGTGATCCACGCAGACCGCAAGATCCGCGAACTGATGGCCGAGCGCCGTGTGATCTACAACCAGGTCACGGAACTCACCAACCGGATCAAGCAGCAGCAGCGCAATTCCTGA